In Chlorobiota bacterium, the sequence CCTTCAGCGTGGTCCTGCAGCCGCAGTACGTGCAAAAAGGAACAGTGATTGAAGGTGCCGCCGGAACACTGGTCACGGCGGAATTCAACTACCTTGAGTTCCCGTTGCTTCTGCGCGCCAGCTATCGGGTTCGGCCATTGATGGTGTTCTCGTTCGTGGGGGTCAACCCGGGGGTGTTGGTCTCGGCAGCATCGGTAAAACGCTATGCCGATAGCACGGTGATTATCGAGGCCGCAGCGCAAACCAACACCCTTGATTTCGGGATTGACGTTGGCGCAGGGGTGGGCTACCAGCTAACCAACCAGATTGCCATCGCTGGCGATATCCGCTACAGCATCGGGCTTACCGACATCACTGCCGAGCGGGGAAACGCCAGCACAAATTGCTCTCGCGATCTTCGTATCATTGCCGGAATCTTCTTCCAACTGGGCAAGTAACCAACCAACCGTATCACCAGGCTTTCATCCATGGCGCGATTTGGCGTTTGCCTTTTCCTGCTTCTGATTACCACAACGCCGCCGCTCCTTTGCGGCCAGGGCGACACACTGCTGTACGCCGACCTGAACGGCGACACCGCCGCCGACACCATCGGCGTGGCCACCACTGCCGACGGCTACGACGTTGTGAACGGCTGCACCATCACCATCAACGGGCGGACGCTTGGGGTCCCGCTGCAGGATGTTTATCAGGTGGAGGTGGCAATCGGGGATATTGACGGCGGCGATAACCAGCGCGAGGTCATCCTTACCGCAACCGGCTCCGGCAGTGCTGCCAGCCACCACGTGGTGCGGCTGAACGGAAACCGCCTGGTGATCTCGGCCCCACTTGTCGGCAATCTATCCTTCCCCGGGGAAGGGGTGGTCCGGGCCGAGCAGTGGATGGGCTTCTGGAACATTACCCGCAGCTACCGGTTGGACGCGGAAACGATGGGTTGGGAGGTGGTGCCGCAGGACCTGTACGAACTAAGCGTCGCCGGAAAAACCACGAAATCTGTGACGCTCCTTTCCGCCCACGGGCCAAAAGCGAAGCCCGCCGCAAAGCTGAAACCCCAAAGCCCCGTGACGGTTGTTGGCTACATCCCAACCAGCCCGGCAGGAGGGAGCAATGGGGAGGATTGGTACCAAATCAAAACCGCGACCGGGGCGATTGGCTGGCTGCAATTGAAAGACTTCCGGGAAAAAATCACCCTCCCCTGGGAAGGGTCCTAACAACAGGGGCTGGCTCCTTCCCGCGTTCGGCCATCTCTCCATCTTAGCCCTGCTGTTGTTTCCGTTTCTCGTTCCGGGCGGAGACGAAGGAGATAATGTACGCCAGCACAACCACCGCTAGCAGCGGCAGAAAATATTTCAGGAAGGCTGTTCCAAGCGGGCTGTCGGTTTCCGTGGCAAGGGGGCGGCCGGCTGCGTCGGTTCCGTCGGACTGATGCTCGGCGGGGGGGCCGATGAAGGAGAAACTGTTGAAAAACCCAGCAGCTTCCGGCGTGGCAATCTCCAGTTCGGGACCGACTGCCGTCAGCACGTAGCCGTAGCCGTTGGCAACGGCTGCGGTCATCGTCATTTTCATGGCTGGGTCCTGCGGCGAGGACCCTTTGCACTGCAGCGACTTCACCCCCGCCAACTTCCCGAACGTGCA encodes:
- a CDS encoding PorT family protein translates to MPSLKTSFWRAFRLWQPDAFSRGSAMIAAQPDNAANRGGKIFRRQWRAVGCFGLVGVMLGFGVAGAQVVLGLRGGINIANQAFNPPFFTGVRHGLLVGGHIEGAIDSTFSVVLQPQYVQKGTVIEGAAGTLVTAEFNYLEFPLLLRASYRVRPLMVFSFVGVNPGVLVSAASVKRYADSTVIIEAAAQTNTLDFGIDVGAGVGYQLTNQIAIAGDIRYSIGLTDITAERGNASTNCSRDLRIIAGIFFQLGK